The following are encoded in a window of Kaistia algarum genomic DNA:
- a CDS encoding SDR family NAD(P)-dependent oxidoreductase encodes MSGKFAGKSIFITGAATGIGRATAEYLAREGACIYGFGLDGAEGRELDRSISAEGCAFIFEEGDVTNDAAVRAAVGSAVKAFGRLDAVVNCAGIYATGKRLEDVTDAEWDLTLAVNLTAIFRVCRAALPHIRASGGGSVVNLASVHALATVPGVPAYAATKAAVLGLSRQMALDYAVDRIRVNAVIVGSVATRMTLGEAPDAREKVEAAGLYFDERKVPRVADPAELAKAIGFLISEDASFVTGSGFVVDGGLTALLL; translated from the coding sequence ATGAGCGGAAAGTTCGCCGGCAAGAGCATCTTCATTACCGGCGCGGCGACCGGCATTGGCCGCGCCACGGCGGAATATCTCGCGCGTGAAGGCGCCTGCATCTATGGATTCGGGCTCGATGGCGCCGAGGGCCGGGAGCTCGATCGCTCCATCTCGGCGGAAGGCTGCGCCTTCATCTTCGAGGAAGGCGATGTCACCAACGATGCGGCGGTGCGCGCGGCCGTGGGATCTGCCGTCAAGGCTTTTGGGCGGCTCGACGCCGTCGTCAATTGCGCCGGCATCTATGCGACCGGCAAGCGTCTCGAAGACGTTACCGATGCGGAGTGGGACCTGACACTCGCCGTTAATCTCACCGCGATATTCCGCGTCTGCCGCGCGGCCCTTCCGCATATCCGCGCCTCAGGCGGCGGGTCCGTGGTCAACCTCGCCTCGGTGCATGCGCTCGCCACCGTCCCCGGTGTCCCGGCCTATGCCGCGACCAAGGCGGCGGTGCTCGGCCTCTCCCGGCAGATGGCGCTCGACTATGCGGTGGACCGCATCCGCGTCAACGCGGTGATCGTCGGCTCGGTCGCGACCCGCATGACGCTCGGCGAGGCGCCGGACGCGCGCGAAAAGGTCGAGGCCGCCGGTCTCTATTTCGACGAGCGGAAGGTGCCCCGCGTCGCCGATCCGGCCGAACTCGCCAAGGCGATCGGGTTTCTTATCTCGGAGGACGCGTCCTTCGTCACGGGCAGCGGGTTTGTTGTCGACGGCGGGCTGACGGCGCTCTTGTTGTAG
- a CDS encoding aldose 1-epimerase — protein sequence MMIELRAGDLQLGLVPEIGGSIAYLRWRGIDLMRPLTAEAEAAGDVLGVASFPMIPYANRIDGNRFVFEGREYRVESNNHPERFNVHGSGWKSAWTVLDHTENSARLTLDHGSTNDPYDYRASQIFRLSPEGLELETAIENTGTRAMPFGFGHHPWFIRDDDVTLTFRARDFWLEAPDGVAGDRISLPPELDFSRGAPLPGSWRNNNYGGWDGVAELRWPSRGAGLRIEADPVFGNLMLYADPKKNFFCLEPQTNVPCAFNKAEAGETGLGTIVLATGDRAGGTIRLTPFAV from the coding sequence ATGATGATCGAACTTCGCGCCGGCGACCTCCAACTCGGTCTCGTCCCGGAAATCGGCGGGTCCATCGCCTATCTCCGCTGGCGCGGCATCGACCTGATGCGCCCGCTGACGGCAGAAGCCGAAGCCGCTGGCGACGTCCTCGGCGTCGCGAGCTTCCCGATGATTCCCTATGCCAATCGCATCGACGGCAACCGCTTCGTCTTTGAAGGCCGCGAATACCGCGTCGAATCGAACAACCATCCGGAGCGCTTCAACGTCCATGGATCGGGGTGGAAATCGGCCTGGACCGTTCTCGATCACACGGAAAACTCCGCCCGCCTGACGCTCGATCATGGCAGCACGAACGATCCTTACGACTATCGCGCCAGCCAGATCTTCCGCCTCTCGCCCGAGGGGCTCGAACTCGAGACGGCGATCGAGAATACCGGCACCCGCGCCATGCCCTTCGGCTTCGGCCATCATCCCTGGTTCATCCGCGACGACGACGTGACGCTGACCTTCCGGGCCCGCGATTTCTGGCTGGAGGCCCCGGACGGCGTCGCCGGCGACCGCATCAGCCTGCCGCCCGAGCTCGATTTTTCACGCGGCGCGCCACTGCCCGGAAGCTGGCGCAACAATAATTACGGCGGCTGGGACGGCGTTGCCGAACTCCGCTGGCCGTCACGCGGCGCCGGCCTGCGCATCGAGGCCGACCCCGTCTTCGGCAATCTGATGCTCTATGCCGATCCGAAGAAGAACTTCTTCTGCCTGGAACCGCAGACCAACGTTCCCTGCGCGTTCAACAAGGCGGAGGCCGGCGAGACGGGTCTCGGCACGATCGTGCTGGCGACGGGCGACCGCGCAGGTGGGACGATCCGGTTGACGCCGTTCGCGGTGTAG